One Denticeps clupeoides chromosome 3, fDenClu1.1, whole genome shotgun sequence DNA window includes the following coding sequences:
- the LOC114786733 gene encoding olfactomedin-like protein 2A, whose product MKEKMWRAMRAAACLLIICGHVTGESKIFGDTEQVRMTSEGSDCRCKCIMRPLPRDACARLRNGSARVEDFYTVETVSSGSDCKCSCTAPPSSLNPCENEWKMEKLKKQAPELLKLQSMIDLLEGTLFSMDLMKVHSYINKVVSQMNNLEETIKTNLTRENSFVRDSVNSLSNQLKRYENYSDIMISIKKELNSLGLQLLQKDSAAAANSKAQDTVGGKAKEAAMYPTKKVEKAKPPPKPSKEKPVKPKKENPKPVKPEKPEPTGKVKAAGHQPGVIRGITYYKATKPDDVVLSTSNKENTAKTQNTDGEARHGERPDEPDTVLEVESTEEPITTAPTTTEATPTTTTTTTTTTRNPTSTSNPSTTTKRAHRAERPAPTVVLVIDNSNNTSQSLEKNGRDSECEGTIASVEEPVKHHSYGRNEGAWMKDPVAKDSKIYITNYYYGNNLVEFRNLDNFKQGRWSNLYKLPYNWIGTGHVVYNGAFYYNRAFTKNIIKYDLKMRYVAAWTLLHDVVYEDSRPWKWRGHSDIDFAVDESGLWVIYPAMDYDYGQQEVIVISKVDPSDLSMKKETTWKTGLKRNMYANCFLACGVLYAVDVYNQREGHVNYAYDTHTGSQAAPHLPFINEYAFTTQVDYNPKEKVLYAWDNGHQLTYNIHFVEQKK is encoded by the exons atgaaggagaagaTGTGGAGAGCCATGCGCGCCGCAGCGTGTCTACTGATCATTTGTGGACACGTGACGGGGGAGAGCAAG ATTTTTGGGGACACTGAGCAGGTGCGGATGACATCTGAAGGCTCAGACTGCCGCTGCAAGTGCATCATGCGTCCACTGCCCCGGGACGCCTGCGCTCGCCTGCGGAATGGCAGCGCCAGAGTGGAGGACTTCTACACCGTGGAGACTGTCAGCTCGGGCTCTGACTGCAAGTGCTCCTGCACCGCCCCCCCGTCCTCCCTCAACCCCTGTGAAAACGAGTGGAAGATGGAGAAGCTAAAGAAGCAGGCTCCAGAGCTGCTCAAA TTGCAGTCTATGATCGACCTGCTGGAGGGGACGCTGTTTAGCATGGATCTAATGAAAGTTCACTCGTATATCAACAAGGTCGTTTCCCAGATGAATAACCTGGAGGAG ACAATCAAGACCAACCTGACACGGGAGAACAGTTTTGTTCGGGACAGCGTCAACAGCCTGTCCAATCAGTTGAAGCGGTATGAGAACTACTCGGACATCATGATCAGTATAAAGAAGGAGCTGAACAGCCTGGGCCTTCAATTGCTTCAGAAAGACTCTGCAGCCGCAGCCAACAGTAAAGCCCAG GACACTGTGGGAGGGAAAGCGAAAGAAGCTGCTATGTATCCCACCAAGAAAGTTGAGAAGGCCAAACCTCCACCCAAACCATCCAAAGAGAAGCCAGTCAAACCAAAGAAAGAAAACCCCAAGCCAGTCAAGCCTGAAAAGCCCGAACCCACAGGCAAAGTCAAAGCTGCAGGACACCAACCAGGAGTGATCAGAGGCATCACCTACTACAAAGCCACCAAACCTGATGATGTGGTCCTCAGCACCAGCAACAAAG AGAACACGGCCAAGACACAGAACACAGACGGAGAGGCTCGCCATGGCGAAAGGCCAGACGAGCCAGACACTGTGCTCGAGGTCGAATCCACCGAGGAACCTatcaccactgccccgacaACCActgaggccacgcccactaccaccaccactacgACCACTACCACAAGGAACCCCACCAGCACAAGCAATCCTTCCACTACGACCAAACGGGCACACAGAGCAGAGAGGCCAGCGCCAACTGTTGTCCTGGTGATAGACAACTCTAACAACACTAGCCagtctttagaaaaaaatg GACGCGACTCTGAGTGCGAGGGCACGATCGCCTCAGTGGAGGAGCCCGTGAAGCATCACAGCTATGGACGTAACGAGGGTGCCTGGATGAAAGATCCAGTGGCCAAAGACTCAAAGATTTACATCACCAACTACTACTATGGCAACAACCTTGTTGAGTTTCGCAACCTGGACAATTTCAAACAAG GACGCTGGAGCAACTTGTACAAGCTTCCATATAACTGGATCGGCACAGGCCATGTTGTGTACAATGGGGCTTTCTATTATAACCGTGCCTTTACCAAGAACATTATAAAGTATGACCTGAAGATGCGATATGTTGCAGCCTGGACTCTCCTGCATGATGTTGTCTATGAAGACTCAAGGCCCTGGAAGTGGAGAGGCCATTCTGACATAGACTTTGCAGTGGATGAGAGTGGCCTGTGGGTCATCTATCCAGCCATGGACTATGACTATGGCCAGCAAGAGGTCATTGTGATCAGCAAGGTAGATCCATCTGACCTGTCCATGAAGAAAGAGACCACCTGGAAAACGGGTCTGAAGCGCAACATGTACGCAAACTGTTTTCTCGCGTGTGGTGTGCTCTACGCCGTGGATGTTTACAACCAACGCGAGGGACATGTGAACTATGCctacgacacacacacaggctctcaGGCAGCTCCACATCTTCCCTTCATCAACGAGTACGCCTTCACCACACAGGTTGACTACAACCCAAAAGAGAAAGTGCTGTATGCCTGGGACAATGGCCACCAACTCACCTACAACATTCATTTTGTGGAGCAAAAGAAATAG